The Poseidonibacter lekithochrous region CAAAAAAATTTGGCAAAAATTACAAGCTTGGAAATATACCAATAATATCAATGACTATGAGGAAATTGGTATTTATCATGACAACCCTGCTATTACACCCCATGATGAATGTTTTTATGTGGCAGCAGTAATTCCTAAAGATGATTCAGGTTTAGAAAATACTAATCTTCCTCATTTTTATATGCCAGAATCTTTATATGCAACTTTTGATATTACGGGAAAGATTGGAGATGTATTGAGGTTCATACAATGGGCATATCATGAGTGGTTACCAAGTAGTGGTTTTGAAACTACAACAAACCCTTCTTATGCAATATTCTCAAAAAACCAATTTTTAGAGGAAGATGAGCAGTTTAAAGCTACATATTATTTACCAATTAGATATACCTAAGATAGTGTAAGTAATCTTGCTATAAAAACCTTGACTTATGAATAATAAATGTGTTATATTCTTCTCTTGACTATTTAGTCAGCTAAGAGGGAGAGCAAGATGTCACTATTTTTTATAATATTATTAAAAATATTTCCATTGTATATAAATATTGTTTTAGGGTATTTATCAACTAAGTTTTTAGATGTAAAACGAGAATCAATTGCAAGTATTTTAATATATATACTTGGGCCAATTGTAGTATTCTCTGCAACACTTAATGTTAAGATTGATTTATCTATTCTTTTTTTACCTGTATTTTTATATATATTTGGTTCAATTGTTGCTTTTTTAGCTCTATTTATATTTGGAAAATCATGGAATGACCCTACGGGAAATATTCTAGCCTTTAGTGCAGGAACTGGAAATACGGGGTATTTTGGTATTCCTTTGGCGATTATATTTTTTCCACCTTATTTAGCTGATATTTATATTTTTACAGTTTTAGCTTCATTACTTTATGAAAGTACAACTGGTTTTTATGTTACTGCAAAAGGAAACTTTACAGTAAAACAATCAATTCAAAAGATGTTAAAACTACCAATTTTATATGCCTTTATCTTAGGAGTTATTTGTAACTTAATAGGTGTTCAGATTCCAGAGGCTATTGCTGCTTATACAGGGCAGTTCAAAGGTGCTTATGGAATTCTAGGAATGATGATGCTTGGAATGGGACTTATTGGTTTACAAAAAGGTAGTGATTTAGATGCTAAATTTATCTCTATT contains the following coding sequences:
- a CDS encoding AEC family transporter, with the translated sequence MSLFFIILLKIFPLYINIVLGYLSTKFLDVKRESIASILIYILGPIVVFSATLNVKIDLSILFLPVFLYIFGSIVAFLALFIFGKSWNDPTGNILAFSAGTGNTGYFGIPLAIIFFPPYLADIYIFTVLASLLYESTTGFYVTAKGNFTVKQSIQKMLKLPILYAFILGVICNLIGVQIPEAIAAYTGQFKGAYGILGMMMLGMGLIGLQKGSDLDAKFISITFILKFIFWPLAILAVIYADKEYFMFLNEDLYKVLFLFSIVPLAGNMVTLAVLLNAKPEKASFTVILSTIVSVIYIPVVLALYGGF